One genomic window of Arvicola amphibius chromosome 4, mArvAmp1.2, whole genome shotgun sequence includes the following:
- the LOC119811593 gene encoding transmembrane protein 192-like — protein sequence MAHGWGCVSGDKVFEIGSLLVPSPGVLISNSGLLAWTVSALGRQRQAISNWRQPPIPAVSLPSSGNTALLLLLCMQHSFPEPSSLYLELILAVLALELICSLSCLLLYAVKIRRFNRSKPQPDVLEEERMYAHPSNIASETGFRTISSLEEIVEKQGDIIVYLKRHNALLSKRLLDLASQPSRT from the exons ATGGCTCATGGATGGGGATGCGTGTCAGGGGACAAAGTTTttgaaattggttctctccttgtacCTTCACCTGGAGTCCtgatatcaaactcaggtcttctggcttGGACTG TttcagctcttggaaggcagaggcaggcaatatCCAACTGGAGACAGCCTCCCATCCCtgctgtttcccttccttcctcaggcAACAcagccctcctgctcctcctgtgcATGCAGCATTCCTTCCCTGAGCCCAGCAGCCTGTACCTGGAGCtgattctggctgtcctggcccTGGAGCTGATCTGCTCCCTGAGCTGTCTGCTGCTCTATGCAG tgaAAATTAGGAGATTCAATAGATCCAAACCACAGCCTGATGTccttgaagaagaaagaatgtatGCTCACCCCAGCAATATAGCCTCAGAGACTGGCTTCAG GACTATTTCAAGCCTAGAAGAAATTGTTGAAAAGCAGGGAGACATAATCGTATATCTGAAGAGACACAACGCCCTGCTCAGTAAGCGGTTGTTGGACTTGGCCTCTCAGCCATCTAGGACATAG